In one Vulgatibacter incomptus genomic region, the following are encoded:
- a CDS encoding choice-of-anchor D domain-containing protein — MADPDSIDFAQVFVGTEASKLVTLSNLGRSVVRVRASNLPTGYDMRPSEVTLSPGAKAEVKVAFFPLREERFDGQLELSLSNAKNDVLTMDLRGEGVKRVVEVVEVLDFGTIKVGDTKTLPLDLTNLVEKDLNLALSITGGSDRTAFRLDNEAVELELPGGTTRALDVSFTPANRGPHAASLLLRPCPSCQDVRVQLIGSGGTTDLRPSPPTVSLGTVTPTQSKSAFFTIQNVGDFSATVTSVALVGDPERDPANEGEAPGEFSLDGVASTFEVEAGASVPVTVVFDAADVAQPRKFARVRVMGPDDRLYFEVPVDGKSGGIDVEADPKTLDFGRQPKNFAAKLSFVLKNVGEQVALTVERPFISGLNADSYTVAAADGTQPPWTLDGPKGFEVTFRGSELQDYPAALEFPLYVNGAQSAEMPYATVDLMATVVELPPCDLDISPASLRFGAVTVNKGVSLPIDIKNQGTTECLVWNVGLDPDGHRSFSSPDLPTTPSKVLAPGEKFTVGIRYAPTRITGVVDRSNLFFNHSNVETPRAVVAISGLATAFDLVADPNPVVFGPVPAVPQSLQVFKPFLIRNRGVDAVRVSRVSMASGYSQRFTVRADETLPVAIPSQGSKSFLSSYKPLDLVQDVGKIEVWLQGVDEPFLVETRGSGTDEDCGVLCQWPTAICPATGQSVTVNTQVVLSGGAYSPGGHATTCTWSVVSAPVGSSARPNPVTGCTPAFIPDLVGNYVFELMVTDALGNRGACQHSLAATPWGGLWVETFWDVAGDIDLHVLNEALGNRQTQASWWTNAECYYGNCQRGNLPTPLWDGDVNSTASLDRDDIPGTGPENTRINSPSLTHPYAVGIHNFGNSRNPVNVTTNIYCGGQLAHNATTVFTATKQFEVVGSVQYNGSTCVFTPDGTRWTGFH, encoded by the coding sequence GTGGCAGACCCCGATTCGATCGACTTCGCCCAGGTCTTCGTGGGCACCGAAGCCTCCAAGCTCGTGACCCTCTCCAACCTCGGCCGGTCCGTGGTCAGGGTGCGGGCCTCCAACCTTCCCACCGGCTACGACATGCGGCCCTCCGAGGTCACCCTGTCGCCCGGCGCGAAGGCCGAGGTGAAGGTGGCCTTCTTCCCGCTGCGGGAGGAGCGCTTCGACGGCCAGCTGGAGCTCTCGCTCTCCAACGCCAAGAATGACGTGCTCACCATGGACCTCCGCGGCGAGGGCGTTAAGCGCGTCGTGGAAGTGGTCGAGGTCCTCGACTTCGGCACCATCAAGGTGGGCGACACGAAGACGCTTCCGCTCGACCTCACGAACCTGGTCGAGAAGGATCTGAACCTGGCGCTCTCGATCACGGGCGGCAGCGACCGCACCGCGTTCCGCCTCGATAACGAGGCCGTGGAGCTGGAGCTCCCCGGCGGCACGACCCGCGCGCTCGACGTCTCCTTCACGCCTGCCAACCGTGGCCCCCACGCAGCGTCGCTCCTCCTCCGTCCGTGCCCGAGCTGCCAGGACGTTCGGGTCCAGCTCATCGGCTCCGGCGGCACGACGGACCTCCGTCCGTCGCCCCCGACCGTCAGCCTCGGGACCGTGACTCCCACCCAGTCGAAGAGCGCCTTCTTCACCATCCAGAACGTCGGCGACTTCTCGGCGACCGTCACCTCCGTGGCCCTCGTCGGCGATCCGGAGCGGGATCCCGCCAACGAAGGCGAGGCTCCGGGGGAGTTCTCGCTCGACGGCGTCGCGTCGACCTTCGAGGTCGAGGCGGGCGCGAGCGTCCCCGTCACGGTCGTCTTCGACGCCGCGGACGTGGCCCAGCCCCGGAAGTTCGCCCGGGTCCGGGTGATGGGGCCCGACGATCGGCTCTACTTCGAGGTCCCGGTCGACGGGAAGAGCGGCGGCATCGACGTGGAGGCCGATCCGAAGACGCTGGACTTTGGCAGGCAGCCCAAGAACTTCGCCGCGAAGCTGAGCTTCGTCCTCAAGAACGTCGGTGAGCAGGTCGCGCTCACGGTCGAGCGGCCTTTCATCTCCGGTCTCAACGCGGACTCCTACACGGTGGCCGCTGCCGACGGCACGCAGCCGCCCTGGACGCTGGACGGGCCCAAGGGCTTCGAGGTCACGTTCCGCGGCAGCGAACTGCAGGATTATCCCGCCGCGCTGGAGTTCCCCCTCTACGTGAATGGCGCCCAGTCCGCGGAAATGCCGTACGCGACGGTCGACCTGATGGCGACCGTGGTCGAGCTCCCGCCCTGCGACCTGGACATCTCCCCGGCCTCGCTCCGCTTCGGCGCGGTGACGGTGAACAAGGGCGTCTCGCTCCCCATCGACATCAAGAACCAGGGCACGACGGAGTGTCTGGTGTGGAACGTGGGCCTCGACCCCGATGGTCATCGCTCCTTCTCGTCGCCGGATCTCCCCACCACGCCCTCGAAGGTTCTGGCCCCGGGTGAGAAGTTCACGGTCGGGATCCGCTACGCGCCGACCCGGATCACCGGCGTCGTCGACCGGAGCAACCTCTTCTTCAACCACTCCAACGTGGAGACGCCCCGGGCCGTGGTGGCGATCAGCGGCCTCGCGACCGCTTTCGACCTCGTCGCGGATCCGAACCCGGTCGTCTTCGGCCCGGTTCCTGCGGTTCCGCAGTCGCTGCAGGTCTTCAAGCCCTTCTTGATCCGCAACCGCGGCGTGGACGCCGTCCGTGTCTCCCGCGTGTCGATGGCCTCCGGCTACTCCCAGAGGTTCACGGTTCGTGCGGACGAGACGCTCCCGGTCGCGATCCCCTCGCAGGGCTCCAAGAGCTTCCTGTCGTCGTACAAGCCCCTGGATCTGGTTCAGGACGTGGGCAAGATCGAGGTCTGGCTGCAGGGTGTCGACGAGCCGTTCCTCGTGGAAACCCGCGGCTCGGGCACGGATGAGGACTGCGGCGTGCTCTGCCAGTGGCCGACCGCGATCTGCCCCGCGACGGGCCAGTCGGTGACGGTGAACACCCAGGTCGTGCTCAGCGGCGGCGCTTACAGCCCCGGTGGCCATGCGACCACCTGCACCTGGTCGGTGGTGAGCGCGCCGGTCGGCTCGAGCGCTCGGCCGAACCCCGTGACGGGCTGCACCCCGGCCTTCATCCCGGACCTCGTGGGCAACTACGTCTTCGAGCTGATGGTCACGGACGCGCTCGGGAACCGTGGGGCCTGCCAGCACTCCCTCGCGGCGACCCCCTGGGGCGGCCTCTGGGTCGAGACCTTCTGGGACGTGGCGGGTGACATCGACCTCCACGTGCTCAACGAGGCCCTCGGCAACAGGCAGACCCAGGCCTCCTGGTGGACCAACGCGGAGTGCTACTACGGGAATTGCCAGCGCGGTAACCTGCCGACCCCGCTCTGGGACGGCGACGTGAACTCCACCGCCAGCCTCGATCGGGACGACATCCCCGGCACCGGCCCGGAGAACACCCGGATCAACAGCCCGAGCCTGACCCACCCGTACGCGGTCGGTATCCACAACTTCGGCAACAGCCGGAATCCGGTGAACGTGACGACGAACATCTACTGCGGCGGCCAGCTCGCCCACAACGCGACCACGGTGTTCACCGCGACCAAGCAGTTCGAGGTGGTCGGAAGCGTCCAGTACAACGGCTCCACCTGCGTCTTCACGCCGGATGGAACCCGTTGGACCGGATTCCACTAG